The Astyanax mexicanus isolate ESR-SI-001 chromosome 14, AstMex3_surface, whole genome shotgun sequence genome window below encodes:
- the mdh1ab gene encoding malate dehydrogenase 1Ab, NAD (soluble), protein MAETIRVLVTGAAGQIAYSLLYSIAKGDVFGRDQPLVLVLLDIPPMLPVLEGVVMELQDCALPILKEVIPTDKEEVAFKDLDAAILVGSMPRKEGMERKDLLKANVAIFKSQGAALDKYAKKTVKVLVVGNPANTNCLVAAKSAPSIPKENFSCLTRLDHNRARSQVAMRCGIPADNVKNVIIWGNHSSTQYPDVHHCMVSVGGKDVAAFDMVKDDDWLKGDFISTVQQRGAAVIKARKLSSAMSAAKAICDHMRDIWNGTPEGEFISMGVYSTGNPYGVPEDLIYSFPVTIKDKSWKIVDGLAINDFSRAKMDATAAELVEERDTAVSFLGV, encoded by the exons GCTGAAACTATCCGAGTTCTGGTGACCGGTGCTGCTGGGCAGATTGCCTACTCTCTGCTGTACAGCATCGCGAAGGGAGATGTGTTCGGCAGAGACCAG CCTCTCGTCCTCGTCCTGCTGGACATCCCTCCTATGCTGCCAGTGCTGGAAGGTGTTGTCATGGAGCTGCAGGACTGTGCCCTCCCCATCCTGAAAG AGGTCATTCCCACCGATAAAGAGGAGGTCGCATTCAAGGATCTGGATGCAGCCATCCTGGTGGGCTCCATGCCCAGGAAAGAGGGGATGGAGAGGAAGGATCTGCTGAAGGCCAATGTCGCCATCTTTAAATCTCAGGGGGCTGCTCTGGACAAGTACGCAAAGAAAACTGTGAAG GTTCTGGTGGTTGGTAATCCTGCTAACACAAACTGTCTGGTTGCGGCTAAATCTGCTCCCTCCATCCCCAAAGAGAACTTCTCCTGCCTGACCCGCCTGGACCACAACCGCGCTCGATCCCAG GTGGCGATGCGCTGTGGCATTCCAGCAGATAATGTGAAGAACGTGATTATCTGGGGGAATCACTCCTCCACCCAGTACCCTGATGTCCACCACTGCATGGTCAGCGTGGGGGGCAAGGACGTGGCCGCCTTCGACATGGTGAAGGATGACGACTGGCTGAAAGGAGACTTTATTTCT acggTGCAGCAGCGTGGAGCAGCAGTTATTAAGGCCCGTAAGCTGTCCAGCGCCATGTCTGCAGCCAAGGCCATCTGTGACCACATGAGGGACATCTGGAACGGCACTCCTGAG GGTGAGTTTATCTCCATGGGTGTGTACTCCACTGGAAACCCCTATGGCGTCCCTGAAGACCTCATCTATTCATTCCCCGTCACCATCAAG GACAAATCCTGGAAGATTGTAGATGGTCTGGCCATCAACGACTTTTCCAGAGCCAAGATGGACGCCACGGCAGCTGAGCTGGTGGAGGAGAGGGACACCGCCGTCTCCTTCCTGGGGGTGTGA